The Mesobacillus jeotgali genome window below encodes:
- a CDS encoding YjcZ family sporulation protein, which produces MGHYNSGFALIVVLFILLIVVGAAYL; this is translated from the coding sequence ATGGGCCACTATAATTCAGGCTTTGCGTTAATCGTTGTCCTGTTCATCTTGCTGATTGTTGTAGGTGCGGCTTACCTATAA
- a CDS encoding peptidylprolyl isomerase, whose translation MKKMIISLTVAAGVMGLGACSNDNADSSEVIVESKAGNITKEELYQSMKEKYGEQALQELLYQKVLAENYEVTDKEVEEKVAELKDELGENFELVLQQNQLKDEEELKEVLKDQLLMEKAALKDVKVSEDEVKKRYEEYKPEIKASHILVEDEKTAQEVKKKLDEGAKFEDLAKEYSKDPGSAAQGGDLGFFGPGKMVPEFEEAAYALEVNKISEPVKSQHGFHIIKVTEKKEKGSYEEMKDELEYELKLAQLDSNKIQEVLKRELDAANVKIKDKDLKGAAEFPEAEVQTPQ comes from the coding sequence ATGAAAAAAATGATAATTTCCCTCACGGTTGCAGCCGGAGTAATGGGTTTAGGTGCTTGCAGCAACGATAATGCTGATTCTTCGGAAGTGATCGTTGAGTCGAAGGCGGGCAACATCACGAAAGAAGAACTTTATCAATCAATGAAGGAAAAGTATGGAGAGCAAGCGCTTCAAGAATTGCTATACCAAAAAGTTCTTGCGGAAAATTATGAAGTAACGGATAAAGAGGTTGAGGAAAAAGTGGCCGAGCTTAAGGATGAGCTTGGAGAGAACTTCGAGCTAGTTCTACAGCAAAACCAGCTTAAAGACGAAGAAGAATTAAAAGAAGTCCTTAAAGATCAGCTTCTAATGGAAAAAGCTGCACTTAAAGACGTGAAAGTCAGTGAAGATGAAGTCAAAAAGCGTTATGAAGAGTACAAGCCTGAAATCAAGGCAAGCCATATCCTTGTAGAAGACGAAAAGACTGCACAGGAAGTGAAGAAGAAGCTTGACGAAGGCGCAAAGTTTGAGGATTTAGCGAAGGAATACTCAAAGGACCCTGGTTCAGCTGCACAGGGCGGAGACCTTGGATTCTTCGGTCCTGGCAAAATGGTACCTGAATTTGAAGAGGCTGCTTATGCCCTTGAAGTAAATAAAATCAGTGAACCAGTTAAATCCCAGCACGGTTTCCACATCATCAAGGTAACCGAGAAGAAAGAAAAAGGATCTTACGAAGAAATGAAGGACGAGCTCGAGTATGAACTGAAGCTTGCTCAGCTTGACTCTAATAAGATTCAAGAGGTCCTGAAGCGTGAGCTTGATGCTGCGAACGTTAAGATCAAGGATAAAGACCTTAAAGGTGCTGCTGAATTCCCAGAAGCAGAAGTACAAACACCACAATAA
- a CDS encoding sporulation YhaL family protein: MSIPIWVIAVAAGIVFSAFMAVKTGKEERKEEMESIEREGELYMKRLEREKEQREHSTEA, encoded by the coding sequence ATGTCAATTCCAATCTGGGTAATAGCAGTCGCAGCAGGAATCGTATTCAGTGCCTTCATGGCAGTGAAAACAGGGAAAGAAGAAAGAAAAGAAGAAATGGAAAGCATTGAGCGTGAGGGCGAGCTATACATGAAAAGGCTCGAGAGGGAAAAAGAACAGCGTGAACATTCAACGGAAGCATAA